A single Lolium perenne isolate Kyuss_39 chromosome 6, Kyuss_2.0, whole genome shotgun sequence DNA region contains:
- the LOC127310434 gene encoding probable F-box protein At4g22030, translating into MAALQAQRLFLAPSTSSPSTSAARPRPRRSSVATCRAALHVPSGIHTTQENLNLQVNWIETPRVPASPSAVVSLEKLRAIADAAADRAEMHDIIGRQRDNWNHLLLHSTNSLTLAASAMAALAPAAPTMVALKASAGVLLATAAVTMAAVNKIQPSQLAEEQRNATRLWRELEREVRAAIALSVPTTKADVQEAMDRVLALDAAYPLPLLPGMLEKFPKAVEPTRWWPSRRSTQPKKSKSFGRRGGVAVASGNGWTQDLEDEMRGLLRVIKAKDENEFLTVGKLVLNLNRGLAVAGPALAGTAALASVFIGTGEAGTWATGAAVIGGALAASVNTVEHGGQMGMLFELLRNCAGFYRKIQEDIEANLNEPDVERREGGELFATKVALKLGRSLSDLKQFRKMASPCVRDEDIKEFAGKLF; encoded by the coding sequence ATGGCGGCACTCCAGGCTCAGCGCCTCTTCTTGGCCCCGTCTACCTCCTCTCCTTCTACTTCCGCCGCGCGGCCACGGCCACGGCGGAGCAGCGTCGCTACCTGCCGCGCCGCCCTGCACGTGCCCTCCGGCATTCACACCACACAGGAAAACCTCAACCTTCAGGTCAACTGGATCGAGACGCCGCGCGTCCCGGCCTCCCCTTCGGCTGTCGTCTCATTGGAGAAGCTCCGTGCGATCGCGGATGCCGCGGCGGACCGCGCCGAGATGCACGACATCATCGGCAGGCAGCGTGACAACTGGAACCACCTCCTGCTCCACTCCACCAACTCCCTCACGCTCGCCGCCTCCGCCATGGCCGCGCTCGCACCCGCCGCGCCGACCATGGTCGCGCTCAAGGCCTCCGCGGGCGTCCTCCTGGCCACCGCTGCCGTGACCATGGCCGCAGTCAACAAGATCCAGCCCTCGCAGCTCGCCGAGGAGCAGCGCAACGCCACGAGGCTGTGGAGGGAGCTGGAGCGGGAAGTCCGCGCCGCGATCGCGCTCAGCGTGCCGACGACCAAGGCCGACGTGCAGGAAGCCATGGACCGGGTGCTCGCGCTCGACGCGGCCTACCCGCTGCCGCTATTGCCCGGTATGCTCGAGAAGTTCCCCAAGGCTGTCGAACCCACGCGGTGGTGGCCGAGCCGTCGGTCCACGCAGCCCAAGAAGTCCAAGAGCTTCGGCCGCCGCGGCGGAGTCGCGGTCGCTTCCGGCAACGGTTGGACCCaagatctcgaggacgagatgcgAGGCCTCCTCCGGGTCATCAAGGCCAAGGATGAGAACGAGTTTCTCACGGTGGGCAAATTGGTTCTGAACCTCAACAGAGGCCTCGCCGTGGCTGGCCCGGCGCTGGCCGGCACGGCCGCGCTCGCCTCGGTGTTCATCGGCACCGGCGAGGCTGGTACGTGGGCGACAGGCGCTGCCGTCATCGGCGGCGCGCTGGCGGCGTCAGTGAACACGGTGGAGCACGGCGGGCAGATGGGCATGCTCTTCGAGTTGCTCCGCAACTGCGCCGGGTTCTACCGCAAGATCCAGGAGGACATTGAGGCTAACCTCAACGAACCCGACGTGGAGCGGAGGGAGGGCGGCGAGTTGTTTGCGACAAAGGTTGCGTTGAAGCTCGGCCGGAGCCTGTCCGACCTCAAGCAGTTCAGGAAGATGGCCTCGCCGTGCGTCAGGGACGAGGACATCAAGGAATTCGCCGGGAAACTCTTCTAA